A single genomic interval of Aureliella helgolandensis harbors:
- a CDS encoding 3-keto-disaccharide hydrolase, with amino-acid sequence MLIPQLLSVRAAEGILCLMPFFCPMGWAQESPQPPQVLEAAAPIESGFTPLFDGRSLSGWEGNSEYFRVEENSIVAGSLKRKIPHNEFLCTEREYGDFDLRYEMRILGEGNNAGVQFRSHRVAGETEVSGYQCDAGMAWDRPVWGALYDESRRRKMLAEGPPESLAKWLKAGEWNEMRILAEGARVRLFLNGHQTIDYTEADAGIARKGVIGLQIHSGPPTEAWYRKIRIQEL; translated from the coding sequence ATGTTGATTCCACAACTCCTTAGCGTCCGGGCAGCTGAGGGGATACTATGCCTGATGCCATTCTTCTGCCCTATGGGGTGGGCCCAAGAGTCTCCGCAGCCCCCCCAAGTCCTGGAGGCTGCCGCACCGATTGAATCGGGCTTTACTCCCTTATTTGACGGACGCTCACTTTCCGGTTGGGAGGGGAATTCCGAATATTTTCGCGTTGAAGAAAATTCTATCGTAGCCGGCTCTCTTAAACGGAAGATCCCCCATAACGAGTTCCTGTGCACCGAAAGGGAGTACGGTGATTTCGATTTGCGCTACGAAATGCGCATCCTGGGCGAAGGGAATAACGCCGGTGTCCAGTTTCGATCACATCGCGTCGCAGGTGAGACCGAGGTCAGCGGTTACCAATGCGATGCTGGCATGGCTTGGGACCGGCCTGTGTGGGGTGCGCTGTATGATGAATCGCGCCGCCGCAAAATGTTGGCTGAAGGTCCGCCTGAATCGCTGGCAAAGTGGCTGAAAGCAGGGGAGTGGAACGAGATGCGGATCCTGGCCGAAGGAGCACGCGTGCGGCTGTTCCTCAACGGGCACCAAACAATCGATTACACCGAAGCCGACGCTGGCATCGCCCGCAAGGGGGTGATTGGCTTGCAAATCCACTCTGGACCTCCCACCGAAGCGTGGTACCGTAAAATCCGCATCCAAGAGCTATAG